A region from the Candidatus Electrothrix scaldis genome encodes:
- a CDS encoding COR domain-containing protein yields MGYEEALRRIEWAAKTGATRLDLNWQDLTELPHELFELKQLTRLDLSSNHLTSLPPKLFQLRKLTELGLSSNQLTSLPPELFELKELSSLNLINNRLFRLPPEIVQLNNLTILFLTLNRLSTLPIELFKLKNLTNLALNSNHLTTLPPEIAQLPNLKRIVLDNNPLTSPPIELAVQGIEAIREYFASAEEGTRTVSEVKVILVGEGASGKTSLTRCLREERFNAHEETTHGIRIKNWKLKTGDQGLRCNLWDFGGQEIMHATHQFFLSRRSLYVLVLDGRRDERPEYWLRYIESFGGGSPVLVVLNKYDTNPGFDLNRPFLKKKYPFIVDFFRTSCRTGNGIRDFRQALEEELTKVPLTRNEWPESWFRAKERLEKLNHPCISYEDCEALCREAGVSGEISQQVLVDFLHDLGIVIHFTEFDLADNHVLDPKWVTEAVYKIINAPSIAERKGLFRKDDLREILRFQEGDSYRYQWRDHGYFIELMRKFELCYELENGEVLIPDLLEVSEPPFTFDDQDALRFLLKYEDFLPPSVMPRFIVKRHKEIKDRLRWRSGVVLAHPQLEATAVVRADNEARRIHIAVTGKERKVYLALIWLSLREINTGFEGLRVSERVPMPDDPRHSVPYKTLLTYREKGLEQYIPEDSDQVYSVEGLLAAVHPDNEQEGELMRVAIQADKREGRLKALVRRVNERTELKPNVAGMGVNLNALIDDWLNKGKK; encoded by the coding sequence ATGGGGTATGAAGAGGCGTTGCGGAGAATTGAATGGGCTGCGAAAACAGGAGCCACAAGACTCGATCTTAATTGGCAAGACTTGACAGAATTGCCGCATGAGCTCTTTGAACTGAAGCAACTAACTAGGCTTGATTTGAGTAGCAATCATCTTACTTCGCTGCCGCCAAAGCTCTTTCAACTCAGGAAACTGACTGAGCTTGGCCTTAGCAGCAACCAGCTTACCAGCCTGCCGCCCGAACTCTTTGAACTGAAGGAACTTAGCTCGCTTAACCTCATCAACAACCGCCTTTTCCGCCTACCGCCAGAGATAGTTCAACTAAATAATTTAACTATTCTTTTCCTTACCCTCAATAGGCTTTCCACACTGCCGATAGAACTCTTTAAGCTGAAGAATCTGACTAATCTTGCCCTTAACAGCAACCACCTTACCACTCTTCCGCCAGAAATCGCTCAACTGCCAAACTTAAAAAGAATTGTACTTGACAACAACCCCCTCACCTCCCCACCCATAGAACTCGCAGTCCAAGGCATCGAAGCCATACGCGAATACTTTGCCTCCGCCGAAGAAGGCACCCGGACAGTCTCCGAGGTCAAGGTAATCCTTGTAGGAGAAGGAGCATCCGGCAAGACCTCCCTCACCCGCTGCCTCCGGGAGGAGCGGTTCAACGCCCACGAGGAAACCACCCACGGTATCCGCATCAAGAACTGGAAGCTCAAAACCGGCGACCAAGGACTGCGCTGCAACCTCTGGGACTTTGGCGGTCAGGAGATCATGCACGCCACCCACCAGTTCTTTCTCTCCCGACGCAGCCTCTATGTCCTTGTCCTGGATGGCAGGCGGGACGAGCGGCCTGAGTACTGGCTGCGCTATATAGAGTCCTTCGGAGGTGGGTCGCCGGTGCTGGTGGTGCTGAACAAGTACGACACTAATCCCGGCTTTGATCTCAACCGCCCTTTCCTCAAGAAGAAATACCCGTTCATCGTGGACTTCTTTCGCACATCCTGCCGCACAGGCAACGGCATCCGGGACTTCCGCCAGGCCCTGGAGGAGGAGCTGACCAAAGTACCGCTGACCCGCAATGAATGGCCGGAAAGTTGGTTCCGGGCAAAGGAGCGGCTGGAGAAGCTGAACCATCCCTGCATCAGCTATGAAGACTGCGAGGCCCTGTGCCGGGAGGCCGGGGTGTCGGGCGAGATCAGCCAGCAGGTGCTGGTGGACTTTCTCCACGATCTGGGCATCGTCATCCACTTTACCGAGTTCGATCTGGCGGATAATCATGTCCTGGACCCTAAATGGGTGACCGAGGCCGTGTATAAGATTATCAATGCCCCCTCCATTGCCGAGCGCAAGGGCCTGTTCCGCAAGGATGATTTGCGGGAGATTCTCCGCTTTCAGGAAGGCGACAGCTACCGCTACCAGTGGCGGGATCACGGCTATTTCATTGAGCTGATGCGTAAGTTCGAGCTGTGTTACGAACTGGAAAACGGCGAGGTGCTTATCCCGGACCTGCTGGAGGTCTCAGAGCCTCCCTTTACCTTTGATGACCAGGATGCGCTCCGTTTCCTTCTGAAGTATGAAGACTTTCTGCCCCCCTCAGTCATGCCCCGTTTTATTGTCAAGCGGCATAAGGAGATAAAAGACAGGTTGCGCTGGCGCAGCGGGGTGGTGCTGGCCCATCCTCAGCTGGAGGCCACCGCCGTGGTGCGGGCGGACAACGAGGCCCGGCGCATCCATATCGCGGTCACGGGCAAGGAGCGTAAGGTCTATCTGGCCCTGATCTGGCTCTCCCTGCGGGAGATCAATACCGGCTTTGAGGGCCTGCGGGTGAGCGAGCGGGTGCCCATGCCTGATGATCCCCGGCACAGCGTGCCGTACAAGACCCTGCTCACCTACCGGGAAAAGGGTCTGGAACAGTACATCCCCGAGGACTCGGACCAGGTCTACAGCGTCGAGGGTCTGCTTGCTGCGGTGCATCCTGATAATGAGCAGGAGGGGGAGCTGATGCGGGTTGCAATCCAGGCGGATAAGCGGGAGGGACGGTTGAAGGCCTTGGTGCGGCGGGTCAATGAGCGCACGGAATTGAAGCCCAATGTTGCTGGCATGGGAGTGAATCTCAATGCCCTGATTGATGACTGGCTAAACAAAGGGAAGAAGTGA
- a CDS encoding ATP-binding protein: protein MIISFSLENWMSFRDPVTFSMLATEERRHSGRIAKLGKYQTKVLPIAAVYGGNASGKSNLFKALNFAKSLVVNITQLDEAIPVQTFCLDADRAAQPARFAFELLIDEVIYDFSFAVTGTAVVEEQLVKITGEQEEVLYSRPGRPPEDPSLQVVFHGTRDNQLFLTNSVSQKVSAFRPVYDWFKDTLKLVSPDSSPDLFPVVEDGSLSQTMNELLQQLDTGILQLEGEELPFEHVPVEFIRHVFHRNMKEGATVTVRDTHLSNGPGIILITLQGDRLTAKKLMASHRKADGTEAKFEMHQESDGTLRVIELLPVFLRLAESSAKQVYVIDEIDRSLHTLLTRRLLQGYLSGCSAKTRSQLLLTTHDLLLMDKELLRHDEMWVTERDAAGASTLFSFSEYKEAGKDKDIRKSYLQGRLGGIPHILLHSPLQHSGAEEAE, encoded by the coding sequence ATGATCATAAGCTTTTCGCTTGAAAACTGGATGTCCTTCCGCGACCCGGTCACCTTTTCAATGCTTGCAACAGAGGAGCGTCGGCATAGCGGACGGATTGCCAAACTTGGCAAGTACCAAACAAAGGTTCTGCCCATTGCAGCAGTCTATGGCGGCAATGCTTCCGGCAAGAGCAACCTGTTCAAGGCCCTGAACTTTGCTAAGTCCCTGGTTGTTAATATTACCCAGCTTGACGAAGCGATTCCTGTGCAGACCTTTTGTCTGGATGCGGACAGAGCAGCGCAACCTGCCCGGTTCGCCTTTGAACTGCTGATTGATGAGGTCATCTATGATTTCAGCTTTGCTGTGACCGGAACCGCTGTTGTGGAAGAGCAGCTTGTGAAGATTACAGGCGAGCAGGAGGAAGTCCTGTACAGCAGACCGGGAAGACCGCCGGAAGACCCCTCGCTTCAGGTCGTGTTTCACGGCACCAGGGATAACCAGCTCTTTCTCACCAACTCTGTTTCACAGAAGGTCAGTGCCTTCAGGCCGGTGTATGACTGGTTCAAGGATACGCTTAAACTCGTCTCGCCTGATTCTTCTCCCGACCTCTTTCCTGTTGTTGAGGATGGTTCCTTATCCCAAACTATGAATGAGCTGCTGCAACAGCTGGACACAGGTATCCTTCAATTGGAAGGAGAGGAGCTTCCCTTTGAACATGTCCCTGTAGAATTTATAAGGCATGTCTTTCATAGAAACATGAAAGAAGGCGCAACAGTCACTGTACGGGATACGCATCTATCGAACGGCCCAGGCATAATCCTCATCACCCTGCAAGGAGACAGGCTGACAGCAAAGAAACTGATGGCCTCTCATCGGAAAGCAGACGGTACAGAGGCAAAGTTTGAGATGCATCAGGAATCGGACGGTACTTTGCGGGTTATTGAACTCCTGCCGGTCTTTCTGCGCCTTGCCGAGTCAAGCGCAAAGCAGGTGTATGTTATCGACGAAATTGACCGCAGCCTGCATACCCTGCTAACCAGAAGACTGCTTCAAGGCTATCTTTCCGGCTGCTCGGCAAAGACCCGCTCACAGCTCCTGCTGACCACCCACGATCTGCTGCTCATGGACAAAGAACTCCTGCGCCATGATGAAATGTGGGTAACGGAGCGGGATGCGGCAGGCGCATCAACACTCTTTTCCTTTAGTGAGTACAAAGAGGCGGGCAAAGATAAAGATATTCGGAAAAGCTATCTTCAGGGACGGCTGGGCGGTATCCCGCATATTCTGCTGCACAGTCCTTTGCAACACTCTGGGGCTGAGGAGGCGGAATAA
- a CDS encoding RloB family protein: MARKARRFVRQTGQRPYRKLFLIAAEGAKTEPQYFSMFNSPHATIQVNCLKCGHDSAPPQVLRRMKTWLKKNGLKDSDEAWLVVDKDQWTDTQLKELLTWSQSKENYGFALSNPKFEYWLLLHFEDGKGVDTARKCSEHLRRYLKNYDKGIDLRKFTQDSISKAVHQARLRDTPPCTGWPKSFGTTVYRLVEKFIAPETGYR; this comes from the coding sequence ATGGCCCGGAAAGCACGCAGGTTTGTACGACAGACCGGGCAGCGACCATATCGCAAACTGTTCCTCATTGCTGCGGAAGGAGCAAAGACGGAACCGCAGTATTTCTCCATGTTCAACAGCCCACACGCAACGATTCAGGTAAACTGCCTGAAATGCGGGCATGACAGTGCGCCTCCTCAAGTACTGCGGCGTATGAAAACCTGGCTGAAAAAGAACGGGTTAAAGGATTCAGACGAGGCGTGGCTGGTTGTTGACAAAGATCAGTGGACCGATACGCAGCTCAAGGAACTGCTCACTTGGTCGCAGAGCAAGGAGAATTACGGTTTTGCTCTCAGTAATCCCAAGTTTGAATACTGGCTGCTCCTGCATTTTGAAGACGGCAAAGGTGTGGATACCGCGCGTAAATGTTCAGAGCACCTGAGAAGGTATCTCAAAAACTACGACAAAGGGATTGATCTGCGAAAATTCACCCAAGACAGCATCAGCAAGGCTGTTCATCAGGCCAGATTGCGTGATACTCCGCCATGCACAGGCTGGCCCAAATCCTTCGGCACAACAGTGTACAGACTGGTTGAGAAATTCATTGCACCGGAAACCGGTTACCGTTGA
- a CDS encoding glycosyltransferase family 2 protein: protein MFVFTLFLFCLLVIALAVLRNMYLAHRRMVRLEDVTPLDGDTLPSISVIIPACNEEQEIEQALTSVLALDYPNLEIIVLDDRSTDATPEILDRVASQHDRLRVIHITELPAGWLGKNHALHLGAAQAQGEYLLFTDADVHFAPDTLRRAVARMQSQTLDHLCLFFRMSAPGSLLPLLVADSLASLFSLLRPWLVSKPGPRFYVGAGAFNMIRKSFYHSFGGHHPIRLCPVDDVLLGRMVKISGGRCDCLLGGHFVSVDWYQTVGQMMRGLEKNTYALLDYRLSFFLATIVAVFSTQILPLWGLLLADGLPRLLCGTIVAVNVLGLFLSLRFFHMDLRCLYWFPVTPYIKLFIIWRAVLLTLLRGGVDWRGTFYPLDELRRHKVSALPWVRVKIREEERP, encoded by the coding sequence ATGTTCGTGTTTACCCTGTTTCTGTTCTGTCTCCTTGTTATTGCCCTGGCTGTGCTGCGGAATATGTATCTGGCCCATCGCCGTATGGTGCGCTTGGAGGATGTTACGCCTCTGGATGGAGATACCCTGCCTTCAATCTCGGTCATTATCCCGGCCTGCAATGAGGAGCAGGAGATAGAGCAGGCCTTGACCTCGGTCCTGGCCCTGGATTATCCCAACCTGGAGATCATCGTCCTTGATGATCGTTCCACTGATGCCACGCCGGAGATCCTTGACCGGGTGGCAAGTCAGCATGACCGCCTGCGGGTGATCCACATCACAGAGCTGCCAGCGGGTTGGCTGGGGAAGAATCATGCCCTGCACCTGGGAGCAGCCCAAGCCCAGGGAGAATACCTCCTTTTTACCGATGCCGATGTTCACTTTGCCCCGGATACCCTCAGGCGTGCCGTGGCACGGATGCAGAGCCAAACCCTGGATCACCTCTGTCTCTTTTTCCGCATGAGCGCGCCCGGCTCACTGCTGCCCTTGCTGGTTGCAGACAGCCTTGCCAGTCTTTTCTCTCTGCTGAGGCCCTGGCTGGTCAGCAAGCCTGGACCCCGCTTCTATGTCGGGGCAGGCGCCTTCAACATGATACGGAAGAGTTTCTATCACAGCTTTGGCGGGCATCATCCCATCCGCCTTTGTCCGGTGGATGACGTGCTGCTGGGGCGCATGGTCAAGATCAGCGGTGGCAGGTGCGATTGCCTGCTCGGGGGCCACTTTGTCAGCGTGGATTGGTACCAAACTGTGGGCCAGATGATGCGCGGCCTGGAAAAGAACACCTATGCCCTGCTGGACTACCGCCTGTCCTTCTTCCTTGCCACGATTGTGGCTGTCTTCTCCACCCAGATCCTCCCGCTCTGGGGCCTGCTGCTGGCTGATGGCCTGCCCCGGCTTCTCTGCGGGACCATCGTTGCGGTCAATGTGCTCGGTCTGTTCCTGTCGCTTCGCTTCTTTCACATGGATCTCCGCTGCCTGTACTGGTTTCCCGTGACCCCGTATATCAAGCTCTTTATTATCTGGCGGGCTGTGTTGCTGACCCTGCTCCGGGGTGGGGTTGACTGGCGCGGCACCTTTTATCCTTTGGATGAGCTGCGGCGGCACAAGGTTTCGGCTCTGCCCTGGGTGCGGGTGAAGATCAGGGAGGAGGAACGACCCTAA
- the truA gene encoding tRNA pseudouridine(38-40) synthase TruA — protein sequence MSQRTIRLCIAFDGTNFCGWQRQQNGPSIQGTLEEKLRLITTTQVAVHGAGRTDAGVHALGMVAHFSTGVTMPALAFAKALNSMLPKDIRILAAEEAAPDFHARFSAQGKTYRYDFFTGPLQLPAERLYRTHYPCSFQSDRLQASLDYLVGTHDFASFEAVGSRDRTRTEGRGAVRTLFRADCLVDPGRPEHFSFRFTGDGFLRHMVRNLAGTLFLVGSGRLSSEQFRDIVKAGDRKKAGPTAPACGLFLEQVHYEEVMA from the coding sequence ATGTCACAACGTACCATCCGCCTCTGTATTGCCTTTGATGGCACCAACTTTTGCGGCTGGCAACGGCAGCAGAACGGGCCGAGTATTCAGGGCACGCTGGAAGAAAAACTCCGCCTCATCACCACGACGCAGGTTGCTGTGCATGGGGCGGGGCGCACCGATGCCGGGGTGCATGCCCTGGGCATGGTGGCCCATTTCAGCACCGGGGTGACCATGCCTGCTCTGGCCTTTGCCAAGGCCCTCAACTCCATGCTGCCCAAGGATATCCGCATCCTTGCAGCCGAGGAGGCTGCCCCGGATTTCCATGCCCGCTTTTCTGCCCAGGGTAAGACCTACCGCTACGATTTCTTTACCGGGCCCCTCCAGCTTCCCGCAGAACGCCTCTACCGCACCCATTACCCATGCTCCTTTCAGTCGGATCGCCTCCAAGCGAGCTTAGACTACCTGGTGGGCACCCATGACTTTGCCTCCTTTGAGGCTGTAGGTTCTCGGGACCGTACCCGGACCGAGGGAAGAGGGGCAGTACGAACCCTGTTCCGGGCTGACTGCCTTGTTGATCCTGGCCGACCGGAGCATTTCTCCTTCCGTTTTACCGGTGACGGCTTCCTCCGCCACATGGTGCGCAACCTTGCTGGCACCCTGTTTCTGGTCGGCTCGGGCCGTCTGAGCAGCGAGCAATTCAGGGATATCGTAAAGGCCGGGGATAGGAAAAAGGCAGGGCCCACCGCCCCGGCCTGCGGTCTCTTTCTGGAGCAGGTCCATTATGAGGAGGTCATGGCCTAG
- the argC gene encoding N-acetyl-gamma-glutamyl-phosphate reductase: protein MLKVGIIGASGYTGVELARILSTHPEVELTVATSRQYAGKPLSEVFPNLRKRVDLVCENLGPEELAERADFFFAAVPHKTAMDLVPVLLKAGKKVVDLSADFRIRDAAVYEEWYQPHSSAELLGEAVYGLPELYRDQVKDARLTANPGCYPTSIILGLAPLLRQGLIDPAHLIIDSKSGTSGAGRSAAVGTLFCEVTDGFRAYKVGGAHRHIPEIEQELSVLAGKPVTISFTPHLLPISRGILSTMYAPLQEGTSEEAIQALYESTYADEPFVRVCPAGSFPATQYVRGSNCCDIGIKVDSRTGRVIVMSAIDNVAKGASGQAVQNMNLMNGFDETCALMGAPFFP, encoded by the coding sequence ATGCTCAAAGTAGGAATCATCGGGGCCTCCGGCTATACCGGGGTTGAACTGGCCCGCATTCTTTCCACCCACCCAGAGGTGGAGCTCACCGTGGCTACCTCCCGTCAATATGCAGGTAAACCCCTCTCTGAAGTCTTCCCTAACCTGCGCAAGCGGGTGGATCTGGTCTGTGAGAACCTGGGGCCGGAAGAACTGGCAGAGCGGGCAGACTTTTTCTTTGCCGCTGTGCCCCATAAGACAGCAATGGACTTGGTGCCTGTCTTGTTGAAGGCAGGAAAGAAGGTGGTGGATCTCAGTGCAGACTTCCGAATTCGTGATGCAGCGGTTTACGAGGAATGGTACCAGCCCCATTCCAGTGCGGAACTGCTTGGTGAGGCGGTGTACGGTCTGCCGGAACTGTACCGGGATCAGGTCAAGGATGCCCGCCTGACCGCCAATCCGGGTTGTTACCCCACCTCCATCATCCTTGGTTTGGCGCCTTTGCTGCGCCAGGGCTTGATTGACCCGGCGCACCTGATCATCGACTCCAAGTCTGGAACATCCGGGGCAGGGCGCAGCGCGGCAGTGGGTACTCTGTTCTGTGAGGTCACGGACGGTTTCCGTGCCTATAAGGTCGGGGGGGCGCACCGTCATATCCCAGAGATCGAACAGGAGTTGTCTGTGCTGGCTGGCAAGCCGGTGACCATCTCCTTTACTCCCCATCTCCTCCCCATCTCGCGGGGTATCCTCAGTACCATGTACGCCCCATTACAAGAGGGAACCAGCGAGGAGGCTATTCAGGCGCTGTACGAGAGCACCTATGCCGACGAACCCTTTGTCCGGGTCTGTCCGGCGGGCAGCTTTCCGGCCACCCAGTATGTCAGGGGCAGCAACTGCTGCGATATAGGGATCAAGGTGGATAGCCGCACTGGACGGGTCATCGTCATGTCGGCCATTGATAACGTTGCCAAGGGGGCTTCGGGGCAGGCTGTGCAGAACATGAATCTGATGAACGGCTTTGACGAGACCTGTGCCCTGATGGGGGCGCCCTTCTTCCCCTAA
- the rpsI gene encoding 30S ribosomal protein S9, which yields MAQEQTYATGKRKSAIARVWITPGSGNVVVNKQPAENYFGNIFFEQKVEKPFAVTETAEQFDVMATVKGGGKSAQVDALVHGISRALQEMNSELRDSLKKAGLLTRDSRTKERKKYGLRGARARFQFSKR from the coding sequence ATGGCGCAGGAACAGACATACGCAACCGGAAAAAGAAAAAGCGCTATTGCTCGGGTCTGGATTACTCCGGGAAGCGGCAATGTGGTTGTTAATAAACAACCAGCAGAGAACTATTTCGGTAATATCTTCTTTGAGCAGAAGGTTGAAAAACCCTTTGCAGTAACTGAGACAGCTGAGCAGTTTGATGTAATGGCTACCGTAAAAGGCGGTGGCAAGTCTGCACAGGTTGATGCTTTGGTTCACGGGATCTCCCGAGCTTTGCAGGAAATGAATTCTGAACTTCGTGATTCTCTGAAAAAAGCAGGCCTGCTGACCCGTGACTCCCGTACTAAGGAGCGTAAAAAATACGGTCTGCGCGGTGCTCGTGCCCGCTTCCAGTTCTCCAAACGTTAA
- the rplM gene encoding 50S ribosomal protein L13 has protein sequence MKTYYTPVDEIDRKWFVVNADGKVLGRIATEIARRLRGKHKPTFCNFQDNGDFVVVVNADRVHLTGAKWDDKKYYRHTGYMGGIKEQTAKEVREKSPEDLIMMAVKGMLPKNKLGRAQLKKLKVYAGADHPHAAQQPELLDI, from the coding sequence ATGAAAACATATTATACGCCGGTAGACGAAATTGATCGCAAGTGGTTCGTGGTTAATGCCGACGGTAAGGTCCTTGGCCGTATCGCGACAGAGATAGCCCGTCGACTGCGCGGCAAACATAAGCCGACCTTTTGTAATTTTCAGGATAATGGTGATTTTGTCGTTGTTGTTAATGCAGACCGTGTGCATCTGACCGGTGCCAAATGGGATGATAAGAAGTATTATCGCCATACTGGATACATGGGCGGGATCAAAGAACAGACCGCGAAAGAGGTTCGTGAGAAATCTCCAGAAGATCTGATCATGATGGCGGTAAAAGGTATGCTGCCCAAGAATAAACTTGGTCGGGCTCAGCTGAAGAAATTAAAAGTTTATGCAGGTGCTGACCATCCTCATGCGGCCCAGCAGCCTGAACTTCTCGATATATAA
- a CDS encoding universal stress protein, whose amino-acid sequence MKKKILVAVDGSIYSSNSLDYLIRLFRQDQNFNADLLALVSNCCGDQSWMADLDGQRPESTAVLQRKAKAKKYLRDAKDRLVRNGLPEENIATFVHASNEGVTNAIYHFAQDKMYDSLLVGRRGVGRVGEMLLGSVSADLVRKCHDIPLWIIDGNVTSNRFLLAVHTSTHSLMAADHLAFILRGNPKVEFYIYHSLAAFGTIPPAEEKEFHDRWGAKWCEQHLDMETCLYRAHSQILIDNGIPEKQIVQIPPRRGIHPSHDLLRQAKRSKCGTIAIGRRPQVDKGLLGGVSDRITKNAQNMAIWLIG is encoded by the coding sequence ATGAAAAAAAAAATTCTGGTAGCGGTAGACGGATCAATATACAGCTCAAATAGCCTGGACTACCTGATACGTCTGTTTCGACAGGATCAAAATTTCAACGCTGATCTGCTTGCTTTGGTCTCCAATTGCTGTGGAGACCAAAGCTGGATGGCGGACCTTGATGGTCAGCGCCCGGAAAGCACGGCTGTACTCCAACGTAAAGCCAAGGCGAAAAAATATCTCAGGGACGCAAAGGATCGACTGGTCCGCAACGGTCTTCCTGAAGAAAATATAGCCACGTTTGTTCATGCATCAAATGAAGGCGTGACAAATGCCATTTATCATTTTGCTCAAGACAAAATGTATGACAGCCTGCTGGTCGGCAGAAGAGGCGTGGGGCGAGTTGGTGAAATGCTCTTAGGTAGCGTCTCTGCCGATTTGGTGCGAAAATGCCATGACATTCCTCTTTGGATTATAGATGGCAATGTCACCTCTAACCGTTTTCTTCTTGCTGTGCATACCAGCACGCATTCGCTCATGGCTGCGGATCATTTGGCTTTCATCCTGCGAGGCAACCCAAAGGTTGAATTCTACATCTACCATTCCCTTGCGGCTTTTGGCACAATACCACCTGCTGAGGAAAAAGAGTTCCATGATCGCTGGGGAGCAAAGTGGTGCGAACAACACCTTGATATGGAGACATGTCTCTACAGAGCCCATAGCCAGATCTTGATTGACAATGGTATCCCGGAAAAACAGATCGTGCAGATTCCTCCTCGCCGGGGAATCCACCCGAGCCATGACCTGCTCCGCCAAGCCAAGAGAAGTAAATGCGGAACTATTGCTATCGGACGCAGGCCTCAAGTAGACAAAGGGCTTCTCGGTGGCGTTTCTGATCGAATAACTAAAAACGCTCAGAACATGGCAATTTGGTTGATCGGCTAA
- a CDS encoding MBL fold metallo-hydrolase codes for MEPVELKKNVWWIANRSDSLLEVNIYLLCYQHEKGQANIIIDPGPGELLTTLQKAVRPIIGGLENVHAVLINHQDPDVAPNAAFLQKLNPQCLVVASEDTWRLIHFLGLKASRFKAVETYRNNRALMPGGNRLVFVPSPFCHFRGAMMYYDVASRILFSGDLFGGLSYTHDLYADERSWEGIKTFHQLYMPSRDALKLAVSRIRNLNPPPEMIAPQHGSIIKGDLIRDFTDRMYNLDVGLDLLMAGEKEENYLGAVNEILTELEKEDSSEAISKGIATLNKDQSFTNILTVEKNRVTSFKVDPPIAIKNLLTHLREGGGTDLESLVNLVALKTLIGRNIPIGDILPQAGDTQDLPDYFE; via the coding sequence ATGGAACCTGTTGAGTTAAAAAAAAATGTATGGTGGATCGCTAACCGCTCAGATTCCCTGCTTGAAGTAAATATATACCTCCTTTGTTATCAGCACGAAAAAGGACAGGCCAATATTATTATTGATCCCGGCCCTGGCGAACTCCTCACGACTTTGCAGAAGGCAGTACGCCCTATCATTGGTGGCCTGGAAAATGTTCACGCTGTCCTCATTAATCATCAGGACCCGGATGTTGCCCCTAACGCTGCTTTTCTACAAAAGCTGAATCCACAATGTCTGGTGGTCGCCTCAGAAGATACCTGGCGCCTGATTCATTTTCTCGGACTGAAGGCATCACGCTTTAAGGCTGTAGAGACCTATAGGAACAACCGCGCGCTTATGCCCGGAGGCAACAGGCTGGTCTTTGTTCCATCGCCCTTCTGTCATTTTCGCGGGGCCATGATGTACTATGATGTTGCCAGCAGGATTCTCTTTTCCGGTGATCTCTTCGGAGGCTTGTCCTACACCCATGACCTCTACGCCGACGAAAGGTCATGGGAGGGCATCAAGACCTTTCACCAGCTCTATATGCCTTCCCGTGATGCGCTAAAACTGGCGGTTTCCCGGATCAGAAACCTTAACCCGCCCCCAGAGATGATCGCCCCACAGCATGGTTCTATTATTAAAGGAGACCTGATTCGCGACTTCACAGATCGCATGTATAATCTGGATGTAGGGCTGGATCTGCTCATGGCTGGAGAAAAAGAAGAAAACTATCTTGGAGCAGTCAATGAAATTCTGACCGAGTTGGAAAAAGAGGATTCTTCAGAAGCGATTTCGAAAGGAATTGCCACACTGAACAAAGATCAATCCTTTACGAACATTCTGACTGTTGAAAAAAACCGGGTCACGTCCTTTAAGGTTGATCCGCCTATTGCGATCAAAAACCTTTTAACGCACCTTCGTGAAGGCGGGGGAACTGACTTGGAAAGCCTTGTCAATCTTGTCGCCCTGAAGACTCTGATTGGACGCAATATCCCCATAGGAGATATCCTGCCCCAGGCCGGAGACACCCAGGACCTGCCGGATTATTTCGAATAA
- a CDS encoding response regulator has protein sequence MSRKNILIVDRDKDFLLELRDSFLPFKNVYQLAFVSTLSKAQEILRKFTVHMVIANVQLSGESGLELLLSVRRWHAETHIVLYSEELNEEIKRSAYHSGVAAILPYPFKFEELLKVLASIFAKESGNTTIPDTIPLADLLQLIGMGHHSTDIVVINAKRERGIIRIRKGNLLEAEAAGLQGVQAVTEMLSWESPTIKTCKGGHGVPLSAHPVPLHDALIQAAARLDEKSHKN, from the coding sequence ATGAGCCGCAAAAACATCCTGATAGTAGACCGGGACAAGGACTTCCTACTGGAATTACGGGATTCTTTTCTTCCCTTCAAAAACGTCTATCAACTCGCCTTTGTTTCCACTCTTTCCAAGGCTCAGGAAATCCTGCGTAAATTTACAGTCCACATGGTCATTGCCAATGTGCAGCTTTCAGGAGAAAGCGGTCTGGAGCTCCTTCTCTCTGTCCGGCGCTGGCATGCAGAAACCCATATTGTCCTCTACAGCGAGGAGCTCAATGAAGAAATAAAACGATCTGCCTATCATAGCGGCGTCGCTGCTATCCTTCCTTACCCCTTTAAGTTTGAGGAACTCCTTAAAGTTCTGGCAAGTATCTTTGCCAAAGAATCCGGCAACACGACTATTCCAGATACAATTCCTTTGGCAGATCTGCTCCAACTCATAGGCATGGGACACCATTCCACAGACATCGTTGTTATTAATGCTAAAAGAGAACGAGGAATCATTCGCATCCGGAAGGGAAATCTTCTTGAAGCCGAGGCTGCCGGTTTGCAAGGCGTGCAGGCTGTGACCGAAATGCTTTCCTGGGAGTCGCCGACCATCAAAACCTGTAAGGGAGGACATGGCGTCCCCTTATCAGCCCATCCCGTGCCTTTGCATGATGCTCTGATCCAGGCTGCTGCACGATTAGACGAGAAATCCCATAAAAATTAA